DNA from Rhodobacteraceae bacterium M382:
GTTGGGACATCCTGCCGGACGATTCCGCAGGCCAGCCGCTGCAGCTGTCTCCTCCCGGTCGATTTCTGCGCCATGTGGCGGAACTGTTCTGCAAGCCATTGACCGGTGATGCGCTGTTGACCTTGTTGAAGCACCCTTTGACCCATACGGGAGACGAGAGGGGCACACACAAGAAAAATTCACAGGATCTCGAGTTGTTCATACGGGATAAGGGAATCCCTTTTCCTGATTCGGAAAAATTTGAACAGTTCGCAGCTAGACACGCCATCACGCCGGGTTGGGTAGATTGGTTATCTAAACAGTTCGTTGACCAACACGTGGCGGGATCATTGCAACTAACCGCATGGGTCAAACGTTTGGTCGATCTGGCCGAAGCGATTGCTGCTGGCTGTCAATCCTGTGGGTCCGGCATTCTGTGGGATGAAAAAGCGGGTCTTGAGGCGCGAAAAGTCATCGACACGCTCACCGCCGAAGCCACACACGGCGGCAGTATGAAGGCACGCGAATTTGCTGACCTTTTGAACGCAATATTGGCACAAGGCGTCGTTCACGACTACAACGCTCCCCATGGCCGCATCATGATCTGGGGGACGCTTGAGGCGCGAGTAATGGGCGCGGATCTGTTGGTCCTTGCAGGGTTGAACGAAGGCAGCTGGCCGGAACCTTCCAAACCCGATCCCTGGTTGAACCGGGCATTGCGAAACCAGGCCGGGCTATTGTTACCAGAACGCCGGATCGGCCTGTCAGCTCACGATTTCCAACAGGCCATCGCCGCGCCCGAAGTCTGGTTGACCCGGTCCGTTCGCTCGGACGAGGCGGATTCGGTGCCCTCCCGCTGGTTAAACCGTTTGTGCAACCTGCTGGACGGTCTCCCCGGTCAAGGTGGTCCACAGGCGTTGACGCATATGCGGGCCCGAGGTCAGACTTGGCTGGAATGGGTGGACGCGATCGAAACCCCAACCCCCATACCAATGGCAACCCGACCATCCCCGCGCCCGCCGGTTCACGCCCGCCCCCGTCGATTGACCGTGACCGAAATTCCCCGGCTAATTCGCGACCCCTATGCGGTATATGCCAAACATGTCCTGCGCCTTAGACCACTGAACCCGCTGGTGCAGGCACCCGATGCATTGTTGCGCGGGATTGTCGTGCACGAGGTGTTTGAAAAGTTCATCCGTGACTCGATGGATGACAAAGATCTTTTGACCGCCGACTCGTTACTGAATCTATCGGAGGCACTGTTGGAACAGCATGTGCCCTGGCCAACGGCACGGCGTCTGTGGTGGGCCAGGATCAAACGAATTGCCGGACCATTCATAACCAGCGAACTGGCGCGACGCGCAACCTGTCATCCGGTTTCATTCGAAGCCAAAGGAGAAATCCGGCTGGACCCGTTGGATTTCAGCATCGTCTGCCGCGCCGATCGGATTGATATAGATGATCGCGGCTTTCTGCATCTGATTGATTACAAAACCGGCGAACCACCGTCTGAAAAGAAACAGATCAAATTCGAAAAACAACTGCTGATCGAAACTGCCATGGTCACCGAAGGCGCGTTCACGAATTTTGGTCCAGCCGAAGTTGCCCGCGCCCTGTTCATCGGATTGGGCAGCTCACTCAAAGAAATTCCTGCGCCCATCGACAAAGAACCACCCGAAAAGGTCTGGGCAGAGTTGCGGAAACTGATTGAAACCTATTTCGACCCTAACCAAGGGTTTTCCAGCCGCCGTATGCTGCATCTGGATACGGATCACGGCGATTATGACCATCTGGCACGCTTTGGTGAATGGGACCGCAGCGCCATGCCAGAACCGGAGACATTTACATGAGTGCGCGCAACGATGCCACCGAGCGCCAGGTTCAGGCCGCCCGCCCCGATACGTCAACGTGGCTGGCCGCGAATGCCGGATCGGGCAAGACCCGGGTTCTGACCGACCGGGTGGCCCGGTTGTTGCTGCGTGGGGTTCAGCCCCAGCATATCCTGTGTCTGACCTATACCAAGGCGGCAGCTTCGGAAATGCAAAACCGGCTGTTCAAACGGTTGGGCGAATGGGCGATGCTGAATGATCATGCATTGACGGTCGCGCTCGAAGATCTTGGTGCCGAGGATGCTATCTCATCAGATCGCTTGCGTCAGGCCCGCACTCTGTTCGCCCGCGCCATCGAAACGCCAGGTGGGTTGAAAATTCAGACGATTCATTCCTTCTGTTCGTCTCTGTTGCGACGATTTCCATTGGAAGCAGGTGTCAGCCCACAATTCTCCGAGATGGAAGACCGCGCCGCATCGCTGTTGCGGGCAGAGATCGTCGAGGATTTTGCCAAAGGCGACCGGGTCACACTGATCGATGACATGGCTCAGCATGTGACTGACAGCGATTTCGATACCCTGACAGCCGCAATTTGCCATCGCCGCGCCAGCTTTGACACACCAATGTCCGCATCCGATCTGTTGGCGTTGTTCGACCTGCCCGATGGATTTGACCAGGCCGCGTTGGAAGCAAGAGTGTTTCTGGGCGGCGAGGAGAACCTGCTAGAGCGCACGCGCGCGATGCTGTCCACTGGCGGTACTAATGATCAAAAGGCGGCTGTCAAACTTGCTGCCATTGCCCGACCTACGGTGCCAGATTTGCCGGTTCTGGAAAACGTATTTCTAACCGGAGCAAGCGCCAAAGAACCTTTTTCCGCCAAGATAGGGTCTTTTCCCACCAAAAAGCTGCGCGAATCTCATGGCGAGCTGATGGATCAGCTAGAGCCATTGATGCTGCGCATCGAAGACGCGCGCGCCAAAAGGCTGGGGCTGGTGGCGGCGCGCAAATCCATGGATCTTCATGCGTTTGCCGCTGCGTTCCTACCTGAATACGAACGGCGCAAACAGCTGCGCGGGTGGCTTGATTTTGACGATTTGATCCTAAAGGCACGTCAGTTGCTGAACGACCCGGCGGTGGCGGCTTGGGTGTTGTATCGGCTCGACGGTGGCATCGACCATATTCTGGTGGACGAAGCCCAGGACACCAGTCCAGTTCAGTGGGACGTCATCGAAAAGCTGGCTCAGGAATTCACCAGCGGTGAAGGGGCGCGTTCGGATGTGGAACGCACCATCTTTGTCGTTGGGGACAAAAAACAATCGATTTATTCGTTTC
Protein-coding regions in this window:
- the addB gene encoding double-strand break repair protein AddB; the protein is MFEPTDKPRVFALPCGVDFPRALVDGLMHRSQGQSPDALARVELIVNTDRMYRRVNTLFDCGPALLLPRLSLLTTIGAHKLPRALPSLRRRLELSQLVAKLLDAQPDLAARSSLFDLADSLAELIDEMQSEGVAPQVIRELDVSDMSNHWSRAQKFIDIADDFLGQHDHPVDTQARQRQIVLNLIEEWQESPPQHPVILAGSTGSRGTTLMLMQAIARLPQGAVILPGFDFDQPDNVWRGLDDPMISEDHPQFRFHRLMRDLDLSPQDIQRWTNDPAPSTARNRLVSLAMRPAPVTDAWMSEGPKLSDLDQATTDVTLVEAASPRAEALAIALRLRQAAETGQTAALITPDRMLTRQVSAALDRWDILPDDSAGQPLQLSPPGRFLRHVAELFCKPLTGDALLTLLKHPLTHTGDERGTHKKNSQDLELFIRDKGIPFPDSEKFEQFAARHAITPGWVDWLSKQFVDQHVAGSLQLTAWVKRLVDLAEAIAAGCQSCGSGILWDEKAGLEARKVIDTLTAEATHGGSMKAREFADLLNAILAQGVVHDYNAPHGRIMIWGTLEARVMGADLLVLAGLNEGSWPEPSKPDPWLNRALRNQAGLLLPERRIGLSAHDFQQAIAAPEVWLTRSVRSDEADSVPSRWLNRLCNLLDGLPGQGGPQALTHMRARGQTWLEWVDAIETPTPIPMATRPSPRPPVHARPRRLTVTEIPRLIRDPYAVYAKHVLRLRPLNPLVQAPDALLRGIVVHEVFEKFIRDSMDDKDLLTADSLLNLSEALLEQHVPWPTARRLWWARIKRIAGPFITSELARRATCHPVSFEAKGEIRLDPLDFSIVCRADRIDIDDRGFLHLIDYKTGEPPSEKKQIKFEKQLLIETAMVTEGAFTNFGPAEVARALFIGLGSSLKEIPAPIDKEPPEKVWAELRKLIETYFDPNQGFSSRRMLHLDTDHGDYDHLARFGEWDRSAMPEPETFT